Proteins encoded together in one Chitinophaga sp. LS1 window:
- a CDS encoding SPFH domain-containing protein, with product MQTTDVIRWLMLLGIPVLCLVLYRFILRVFFGLVIVPEDKIGLVTKKFVLVGKQELPEGRILATNGEAGFQAQTLAPGVYFWKWFWQYDVKFQAFTVIPTGKIGLVLAKDGAELQPGAILARRVDCDAFQNAETFLKSGGQKGRQTAIMTPGSYRINTFIFEVEITDMVNVPDNAVGIVTTMEGKAIENGQIAGKIIEGHRNFQDADAFLEKGGYKGLQEQVILSGSYFMNPWFAKVEMRTMTEIPISHVGVVISYVGNEGEDLSGTDFKHGNIVGKNYKGVWAEPLGPGKYPINTYIMKVEYVPTTNLVLNWASARSEAHQLDKNLSTITVRSKDGFTFNLDVAQIIHIPASEAPKVIARFGNMSNLVTQVLEPTIGNYFRNSAQDAEVIDFLKSRKERQESAKLHIGRVLEQYNVFGVDTLIGDIVPPESLMKTLTDRKIAEEQKVTYETQMRAQETRQVLEKETAIAEIQKDIVKADQGVLIAERIADASVKKATGDANSVRLQANAEADRMKLLASGEAEKVRVLAKAEAERTELTARAEAEKISLTGNAEAEKILAIGKSSAESYKLAVEAMGGNNFTQLKVMEAIGEQHIKIMPDILIGGGGDGNNGPISGLLGLKLLEQLGEKNNQQLPKE from the coding sequence ATGCAAACAACTGATGTAATCAGGTGGCTGATGCTGCTTGGCATCCCCGTACTATGCCTTGTATTGTACCGTTTCATTCTCCGCGTATTCTTTGGCCTTGTGATCGTACCCGAAGATAAAATAGGACTAGTCACCAAAAAATTCGTACTGGTGGGTAAACAGGAACTCCCCGAAGGCCGCATTCTGGCCACTAACGGAGAAGCTGGTTTTCAGGCCCAAACACTTGCCCCAGGTGTGTACTTCTGGAAATGGTTCTGGCAGTACGATGTTAAGTTCCAGGCTTTCACTGTGATCCCTACAGGTAAGATCGGACTCGTATTAGCAAAAGATGGTGCAGAGCTGCAACCCGGCGCTATCCTGGCCCGCCGCGTAGATTGCGATGCTTTCCAGAATGCAGAAACGTTCCTGAAAAGTGGTGGTCAGAAAGGTCGTCAAACGGCGATTATGACACCCGGTTCTTATCGTATCAACACCTTCATCTTTGAAGTGGAAATCACCGATATGGTGAATGTACCTGACAATGCGGTGGGTATTGTCACTACAATGGAAGGTAAGGCGATTGAAAACGGTCAGATCGCAGGTAAGATTATAGAAGGTCACAGAAACTTCCAGGATGCGGATGCTTTCCTTGAAAAGGGCGGCTACAAAGGATTACAGGAACAGGTGATCCTCTCTGGTTCTTACTTTATGAACCCATGGTTTGCAAAGGTAGAGATGCGTACCATGACTGAAATTCCTATCAGCCATGTGGGTGTTGTGATCTCTTATGTAGGTAACGAAGGTGAAGACCTGAGTGGTACCGATTTCAAACACGGTAACATTGTAGGTAAAAACTACAAAGGTGTATGGGCAGAACCATTAGGCCCCGGTAAGTATCCTATCAATACTTACATCATGAAGGTCGAATATGTACCTACTACCAACCTGGTACTGAACTGGGCGAGTGCCCGCAGTGAGGCCCACCAGCTGGATAAAAACCTCTCTACCATTACCGTGCGTAGTAAGGATGGTTTTACATTCAACCTCGACGTGGCACAGATCATTCATATCCCTGCCAGCGAAGCACCTAAGGTAATTGCCCGCTTTGGTAACATGAGTAACCTGGTCACTCAGGTACTGGAACCTACCATCGGCAACTACTTCCGTAACTCTGCGCAGGACGCTGAAGTGATCGACTTCCTGAAGAGCCGTAAGGAAAGACAGGAATCTGCGAAACTGCACATCGGCCGTGTGTTGGAACAATACAACGTATTCGGTGTAGATACACTGATCGGTGATATCGTTCCTCCTGAAAGCCTGATGAAAACACTGACGGATCGTAAGATCGCTGAAGAACAAAAGGTGACTTATGAAACACAGATGCGTGCACAGGAAACCAGACAGGTACTGGAAAAAGAAACCGCTATCGCAGAGATACAGAAAGATATCGTTAAAGCAGATCAGGGCGTATTGATTGCGGAAAGAATTGCAGATGCTTCTGTAAAGAAAGCAACAGGTGATGCAAACAGTGTACGCCTGCAAGCCAATGCAGAAGCGGATCGTATGAAACTGCTGGCAAGTGGTGAAGCAGAAAAAGTAAGAGTGCTGGCAAAAGCAGAAGCTGAAAGAACGGAATTAACGGCAAGAGCAGAAGCTGAAAAAATATCCTTAACAGGTAATGCAGAAGCTGAAAAGATCCTGGCGATTGGTAAATCAAGCGCTGAGTCTTATAAGCTGGCGGTGGAAGCTATGGGTGGTAACAACTTCACACAATTGAAAGTGATGGAAGCGATCGGTGAACAGCATATTAAGATTATGCCTGACATACTGATCGGTGGTGGTGGCGATGGCAACAATGGTCCTATTAGCGGACTGCTGGGTCTGAAGCTGCTGGAACAATTAGGTGAAAAGAATAATCAACAACTACCTAAAGAATAA
- a CDS encoding serine hydrolase has product MKSILITTLLSSSLSLSAQDFQLLNGNILMAQKGKVIHSLSYGYADMPSRTPNTLETPFNLASISKTFTATAILQLMEKGKLNLDDSFQQYFPDFPYPYITIRHLLTHTSGLPDIELFEPLIKQYPDTIVTSHILIDQLKAAHRTLAFKPGEAFRYCNNGFVLLGLLVEQISHEPFDAYLTKHIFNPAHMYETFVYDPTQNKLPTQVTKHAYESFAIDTFSRTGDLKRYRYTDYNNDAAIGASNIITTVNDMLLFDKAFFRYKLLSPATVQLALTPVKLKNGTIYSEKVMDTMQGDGTGSYGLGWELFDQPGYGKGAGHGGFKFGLATFYYHNLDKNQTIIAFDNTAAPSFGAIVTNALHMLNNEPPKKIDNKKSLARIYVTTLVKEGADAAATQLSLLKTDTAHYYLSEWELNKAGYEQLYDYYRIDAALEIFKLNCLLFPLSFNTYDSYGEALNKAGKRNEAIALYERSIQINPNNEDGMRELKKIKAR; this is encoded by the coding sequence ATGAAATCCATTTTAATAACCACCCTGCTCAGCTCCAGTCTATCATTGTCTGCGCAAGACTTTCAGCTACTCAATGGCAATATATTGATGGCCCAAAAAGGGAAAGTCATTCACAGTCTTTCATATGGCTATGCCGATATGCCGTCGCGTACGCCGAATACTTTGGAAACACCATTTAACCTTGCTTCTATATCAAAGACATTTACAGCTACCGCCATTCTTCAGCTGATGGAAAAGGGGAAGTTAAACCTGGATGATTCTTTCCAGCAATACTTCCCTGACTTTCCATATCCCTACATTACGATCAGACACTTGCTCACACACACTTCCGGCTTACCTGATATCGAGTTGTTTGAACCATTGATCAAACAATATCCTGATACGATTGTAACCAGTCATATACTCATTGATCAGCTAAAGGCTGCACACAGAACACTTGCATTCAAACCGGGTGAAGCGTTTCGCTATTGCAATAATGGATTTGTATTATTAGGTCTGCTGGTAGAACAGATCAGTCATGAACCATTTGATGCCTATTTAACAAAACACATTTTTAACCCCGCACACATGTATGAAACATTTGTTTATGATCCTACTCAAAACAAACTGCCCACACAGGTCACAAAACATGCGTATGAAAGTTTTGCGATCGATACCTTTTCAAGAACAGGTGATTTAAAAAGATACCGGTATACAGACTATAACAATGACGCAGCAATTGGTGCATCCAACATCATCACGACGGTAAATGACATGTTATTATTTGACAAAGCATTCTTTCGTTATAAGTTACTCAGTCCTGCTACTGTACAACTTGCGCTCACACCTGTGAAATTGAAAAATGGAACTATTTACAGCGAAAAGGTAATGGATACCATGCAGGGTGACGGTACAGGTTCTTACGGCTTAGGCTGGGAATTATTTGATCAACCCGGCTATGGCAAAGGAGCAGGGCATGGTGGTTTCAAATTCGGGCTCGCTACTTTCTACTACCACAACCTCGATAAAAACCAAACGATCATTGCTTTTGACAACACTGCGGCTCCTTCTTTTGGTGCGATCGTCACCAATGCATTGCATATGTTAAACAATGAGCCACCGAAAAAAATCGATAATAAAAAATCATTGGCCAGAATATATGTAACTACCTTAGTCAAAGAAGGTGCTGATGCCGCTGCTACACAATTATCCCTGCTGAAAACTGACACTGCTCACTACTATCTGAGTGAGTGGGAACTGAACAAGGCAGGGTATGAGCAGCTTTATGATTACTACCGGATCGATGCAGCTCTGGAGATCTTTAAACTCAACTGTCTGCTATTTCCACTTAGTTTCAATACCTACGATAGTTATGGAGAAGCACTGAACAAGGCGGGTAAACGAAACGAAGCTATTGCCCTCTACGAGCGTTCCATCCAGATCAATCCGAATAATGAAGATGGCATGCGGGAGCTAAAAAAGATCAAAGCCCGTTAA
- a CDS encoding sensor histidine kinase: protein MQHHDVIKILVVDDRPDNLLSIESILERESYIIVKANSGRAALKILLKEFDFSLILMDVQMPDMNGFETATFIYQREKLKDIPIIFITAHSHEEEVIFKGYKAGAVDFIYKPINPELLRIKVGLFVELYRKTQSLIAQEQKLLNANASLQKEIEEREASELRVLDLNKQLLQNNIHLKAVNAELDRFAYIASHDLQEPLRKIRVFGDMIIQKKSSSEEVNKYVMKITNATIRMQQLVSDLLRFSRHSIQGGDFIDSDLNEIVKDALNELEIKIQQNNAIIKIDPLPSIHVIPTLMRQLFYNLISNALKFRKKDVTPEVHIYAQKESPEDATNHLYKIYITDNGIGFESQYAEDIFIVFKRLHSYHEIEGTGIGLSICKKIMEQHNGFITASGELEQGATFVIGIPVKQREPLPQAL from the coding sequence GTGCAGCACCACGATGTCATAAAAATATTAGTAGTTGATGACCGACCGGATAATCTTTTGTCAATAGAATCCATATTGGAAAGGGAAAGCTACATCATCGTCAAAGCAAACTCTGGAAGGGCTGCATTGAAGATCCTGCTTAAAGAATTTGATTTCTCCCTGATCCTGATGGATGTGCAGATGCCTGATATGAACGGTTTTGAAACAGCCACTTTCATTTATCAGCGTGAGAAGCTAAAAGATATTCCGATCATCTTCATCACTGCCCATAGTCACGAAGAAGAAGTGATCTTCAAAGGTTATAAGGCGGGTGCTGTCGATTTCATCTATAAGCCAATTAACCCGGAGTTGTTGCGTATCAAGGTAGGCCTGTTTGTAGAGTTGTATAGAAAGACACAATCACTCATCGCACAGGAACAAAAACTACTGAATGCCAATGCTTCCCTACAGAAGGAAATAGAGGAAAGAGAAGCTTCTGAGCTGAGAGTATTAGATCTGAACAAGCAATTGCTGCAAAACAATATTCACCTCAAAGCGGTGAATGCTGAACTGGATAGATTTGCTTATATCGCATCGCATGATTTGCAGGAGCCGCTCCGTAAGATCAGGGTGTTCGGCGATATGATCATTCAGAAAAAAAGCAGCAGCGAAGAAGTGAATAAGTATGTGATGAAAATCACGAACGCCACTATCCGCATGCAACAATTGGTCAGCGACTTACTCCGTTTCTCCCGTCATTCTATACAGGGTGGAGACTTTATTGACTCTGATCTGAATGAAATAGTGAAAGATGCATTGAACGAACTGGAGATAAAAATTCAGCAGAACAATGCGATTATTAAGATTGATCCATTACCGTCTATACATGTGATCCCAACCCTGATGCGGCAGCTGTTTTATAATTTAATCAGCAATGCGTTGAAGTTCAGGAAGAAAGATGTGACGCCGGAAGTACATATCTATGCGCAGAAAGAATCGCCGGAAGATGCGACGAATCACCTGTATAAGATCTATATCACAGATAATGGAATTGGTTTTGAGAGCCAGTATGCAGAAGATATCTTCATCGTGTTTAAGCGACTGCATAGTTACCATGAGATAGAAGGTACGGGTATTGGGTTGTCTATTTGTAAGAAGATCATGGAGCAGCATAATGGTTTTATTACTGCTTCAGGGGAATTGGAACAAGGAGCGACATTCGTAATAGGTATACCGGTAAAACAGAGAGAACCGCTGCCGCAGGCGCTATAA
- a CDS encoding glycoside hydrolase family 3 C-terminal domain-containing protein — protein MKIRQRIIMLGVLLLAVGQAGAQTYKNAKAPVEARVKDLLQRMTLEEKVGQLNTLLGWPMYEKKGDAVGISETFKEEISKRHIGSFWATLRADPWTQKTLETGLSPRQSAEATNAMQKYMMENTRLGIPLILAEECPHGHMAIGTTVFSTSIGQASTWDPALIQEMASAIAVEARVQGAHIGYGPVLDLVREPRWSRLEETYGEDPYLIGQMGIAMVKGFQGSNINSGKNIISTLKHFTAYGSPEGGHNGGIALTGQRELYMSYLPPFRDAIKAGALSIMASYNSIDGIPCSANAFLLKDVLVKDWGFKGYTVSDLHGIPSMNSNHRVAADIEQAAAMSINAGLDNDLGGAAYGDALIKAVKDKLATMATIDSATAHVLRVKFKMGLFENPYVDPAAVDKAVATPAHIALSKKVALESIVLLKNENNLLPLSKSIKNLAVIGPNADNIYNQLGDYTAPQPEEKIVTVLEGIKAKLGTGTNVTYVKGCAIRDTANDNIAAAVAAAKGADAVVLVLGGSSARDFKTSYQATGAAEVKSGENAVSDMESGEGYDRVSLDLMGLQNKLLKSLAATGKPIVLVLIEGRPLNITWAADNVPAILNAWYPGQEGGHAVADVLFGDYNPAGRLPVSIPKSVGQLPVYYNYKNASRHDYVEMTFKPQYSFGYGLSYTTFDYENLQVSVYGKKVAVKFIVKNTGKVEGDEVAQLYVRDDYSSVVTANEQLKRFQRVHLKAGESKEISFELNPEDLQLLNAQNKWVVEPGTFSVMVGGSSDDVKLNGSFTIK, from the coding sequence ATGAAAATCAGACAACGAATTATCATGCTTGGGGTACTGTTGCTGGCCGTTGGTCAGGCTGGTGCACAGACCTACAAAAATGCGAAAGCACCGGTTGAAGCAAGGGTGAAAGATCTGCTGCAACGGATGACGCTGGAAGAAAAAGTCGGGCAGCTGAATACACTGCTCGGTTGGCCTATGTACGAAAAGAAAGGTGATGCTGTAGGTATAAGTGAAACGTTCAAAGAAGAGATATCCAAAAGACATATCGGTAGTTTCTGGGCTACGCTCAGAGCCGATCCATGGACACAAAAGACCCTGGAAACAGGTCTGAGCCCTCGCCAGAGTGCTGAAGCCACCAATGCCATGCAGAAATATATGATGGAAAATACCCGCCTGGGTATTCCATTGATCCTGGCAGAAGAATGTCCGCATGGGCATATGGCAATTGGTACCACCGTATTCTCTACTTCTATCGGACAGGCAAGTACCTGGGATCCTGCTCTGATACAGGAAATGGCAAGTGCTATTGCTGTAGAAGCACGTGTACAGGGTGCACACATTGGCTATGGTCCTGTATTGGACCTGGTGCGTGAACCAAGATGGTCACGCCTGGAAGAGACTTATGGCGAAGACCCCTACCTGATTGGCCAGATGGGTATTGCCATGGTAAAAGGTTTCCAGGGCAGCAATATCAACAGTGGTAAAAACATTATTTCTACCCTGAAGCATTTTACTGCCTACGGTTCTCCTGAAGGTGGGCACAATGGTGGTATTGCACTTACTGGTCAGCGAGAACTGTATATGTCCTACCTGCCTCCGTTCAGAGATGCGATCAAAGCAGGTGCACTCTCTATCATGGCATCTTACAACTCTATAGATGGTATTCCTTGCAGTGCCAATGCTTTCCTGCTGAAGGATGTGCTGGTGAAAGACTGGGGATTCAAAGGCTATACAGTTTCCGATCTGCATGGTATTCCAAGTATGAATTCAAACCATCGTGTAGCAGCTGATATAGAACAGGCAGCAGCGATGAGCATCAATGCAGGTCTGGACAATGACCTGGGCGGTGCAGCCTATGGCGATGCACTGATCAAAGCAGTAAAGGATAAACTGGCGACAATGGCCACCATTGATTCTGCAACAGCACATGTGCTGCGCGTGAAATTCAAAATGGGGCTGTTCGAAAATCCATATGTAGATCCGGCAGCTGTTGATAAAGCAGTAGCCACTCCTGCGCATATTGCACTGTCTAAAAAGGTAGCACTGGAATCAATTGTTTTATTGAAGAATGAAAACAACCTGCTGCCACTGAGCAAGTCAATTAAGAATTTAGCCGTTATCGGGCCGAATGCAGACAATATCTACAACCAGTTGGGGGATTATACCGCTCCGCAGCCGGAAGAGAAAATTGTGACCGTTTTAGAGGGTATTAAAGCGAAGTTAGGAACAGGTACCAATGTGACTTATGTGAAAGGTTGTGCCATTCGTGATACTGCCAATGATAATATCGCTGCTGCGGTTGCTGCTGCAAAGGGTGCGGATGCAGTCGTGCTGGTATTAGGTGGTTCCAGTGCACGTGATTTCAAAACTTCTTATCAGGCTACGGGTGCGGCTGAAGTAAAATCAGGCGAAAACGCTGTGAGTGATATGGAAAGTGGTGAAGGGTATGACAGGGTGAGTCTGGATCTGATGGGTTTACAGAATAAATTGCTGAAAAGCCTGGCTGCAACCGGCAAACCGATTGTACTGGTATTAATTGAAGGCCGTCCTTTGAATATCACATGGGCTGCTGACAATGTACCTGCTATTCTGAATGCATGGTATCCTGGTCAGGAAGGTGGGCATGCGGTAGCAGATGTATTGTTTGGCGATTACAATCCTGCCGGACGTTTGCCAGTGTCTATTCCTAAATCTGTAGGCCAGCTGCCGGTGTATTATAACTATAAGAATGCTTCAAGACATGATTATGTTGAGATGACTTTTAAGCCACAATATAGCTTTGGATATGGTTTGAGCTACACTACTTTTGATTATGAGAACCTGCAGGTAAGTGTGTATGGAAAGAAAGTAGCGGTAAAGTTTATTGTGAAGAATACTGGTAAGGTAGAAGGAGATGAGGTAGCACAGCTGTATGTAAGAGATGATTATAGCTCTGTGGTGACAGCGAATGAACAGCTGAAACGCTTCCAGCGCGTGCATTTGAAGGCAGGGGAGTCTAAGGAAATTAGTTTTGAACTGAATCCCGAAGATCTGCAATTGCTGAATGCGCAGAATAAGTGGGTAGTGGAGCCAGGAACGTTTAGTGTGATGGTAGGAGGTAGTAGTGATGATGTGAAATTGAATGGTAGTTTTACTATAAAATAA